The proteins below are encoded in one region of Diorhabda carinulata isolate Delta chromosome 3, icDioCari1.1, whole genome shotgun sequence:
- the LOC130892104 gene encoding integrator complex subunit 5 isoform X1 produces MSQNNITTVVRTAPQQDLMNELNFFLKGVTKKELCNEIDLTKSALILLKCLPSTKIAVLEYLCSVFENAAKIYVQALETEINTGKAPLSSEDDELIVSDIHSVLSTLIADNPVAWAPLISSWSLELLGEISSKYSGRAHFSSNLNETLQLWMSCRGTRTLMDINTKCLSSLIHSNTEACISALLDTSVKHSPHFDWVVAHVGSCFPNTVITRVLSVGLKDFCQNKSYDQECNAPKLKSVVGILGHLAGSHVEDIRKAILDMFVWSLRETLQDTDIERLQKKATVPYILQLIYLSSTLLSSICIDIRNFLTVDVIVRLYYFVENWCKYFGTPEALEELVTSLILRCENNGIQLIKLMFQCILIDNIKTNEEIKNEIVDKTKDLLTIVLQEMEESVRHNNAVGLIQSLSKESTELVQMLLSTEKVISDTAAQIVVLLGHLYPSLLITIIQSLLKSSTTDNQLILLLKILTNDLIDKTALPYSEKGGHFSVVVEQILNRNIQKFCTSNEENLDLSQMWHNLLKLLRWEKSDKAPILKSRIITRSLEANLTNLTALLSNEVLHMHVIADILDTMEIPVLNASYNPPIAVVLNLTQSTVNYFFACCKDNGTASKLKGYKKVNNILKRLCLYSKVAKVLALRELLERALFRCDNILFGAKINEIDNDNEKMLLKQNKKISKTIPLTKHSTVFNGGIIGTGKRKSVTYDTLPSQTIAHNKIQLINAIKACCALPDEHKYTDMSWDSMTLLSLLLVQFVSPDVMYNGLPWPEEEFSKVTMERDLFIRRLFTNTPLLWDILSFVAVYRPAVCYCSVLIRALTATLINQWKSMGEQSKDDDSENYKNLMYTTIQLIDIMALGQLLPPPLSSIRDVLPYLKSFEIVAVLRECVWCYLRDHIPSPALFGCDSNGVHWRDPIIARPPDIYTNTLRIIMQRNIKSLGHMYAQMFINVPSHDS; encoded by the exons ATGTCGCAGAATAATATAACTACCGTAGTTAGAACTGCGCCACAACAAGACTTgatgaatgaattgaattttttcttaaaaggTGTTACGAAGAAAGAACTATGTAATGAAATTGATTTGACTAAGTCAGCACTCATTCTTTTAAAATGCCTACCTTCTACTAAAATAGCTGTTTTAGAATATCTTTGTAGCGTCTTTGAAAACGCGGCAAAAATATATGTACAAGCTCTTGAG ACTGAAATAAATACAGGAAAAGCGCCGCTTTCTTCAGAAGATGATGAATTGATAGTATCAGATATACATTCAGTTCTTTCGACTTTAATTGCTGATAATCCAGTTGCTTGGGCACCTTTGATAAGTTCGTGGTCATTAGAATTACTTGGGGAAATTTCCAGCAAATATTCTGGGAGAGCACATTTTTCATCAA atttaaatgaaactttACAATTATGGATGAGCTGTAGAGGAACTAGAACATTGATGGATATCAATACAAAATGTTTATCTAGTCTCATCCATTCTAATACAGAAGCATGTATTAGTGCGCTTTTAG ATACTTCTGTGAAACATTCGCCACATTTTGATTGGGTTGTCGCTCATGTTGGTAGTTGTTTTCCCAATACAGTGATAACAAGAGTATTGTCTGTTGGTCTGAAAGATTTCTGCCAAAATAAATCCTATGATCAAGAATGTAATGCACCAAAATTAAAGTCTGTTGTTGGTATATTAGGCCATTTAGCCGGTAGCCACGTAGAAGATATTAGAAAAGCAATTTTGGATATGTTTGTT TGGAGCCTTAGGGAAACATTACAAGACACAGATATAGAAAGATTACAGAAAAAAGCGACTGTGCCATATATTCTACAACTAATATATCTGTCATCAACATTGCTTTCTTCAATTTGTATtgatattagaaattttt tgACGGTAGATGTTATTGTGAGGCtgtattattttgttgaaaattggtgTAAATATTTTGGAACACCAGAAGCTCTAGAG GAATTAGTGACATCTTTAATCCTTCGTTGTGAGAATAATGGTATTCAGCTAATAAAGCTCATGTTTCAATGCATATTAATAGacaatattaaaacaaatgaagagattaaaaatgaaatagtaGATAAAACCAAAGATCTTCTTA CGATTGTATTACAAGAAATGGAGGAATCTGTTAGACATAACAATGCAGTTGGTCTTATTCAGTCTTTGTCAAAGGAAAGTACAGAATTGGTACAGATGCTACTGAGTACGGAAAAAGTTATATCCGATACTGCCGCACAAATTGTTGTACTATTAG GTCATCTTTACCCATCATTGTTGATAACAATCATTCAAAGTTTATTGAAATCATCTACTACTGATAACCAGTTGATTTtactgttaaaaattttaacaaatgatCTTATTGACAAAACAGCGTTGCCCTATTCAGAAAAAGGAGGACATTTTTCTGTTGTAGTTGAACAAATATTAAATCgtaatattcaaaagttttgtacatcaaatgaagaaaatttagatttatCCCAAATGTGGCATAATCTTTTGAAATTGTTAAG GTGGGAAAAAAGTGACAAAGCTCCTATCTTGAAATCTAGAATAATTACAAGATCTTTGGAAGCTAACTTGACAAATTTAACTGCTTTATTGAGCAATGAAGTATTGCATATGCATGTTATAGCAGATATATTGGATACCATGGAAATACCTGTATTAAATGCTTCATACAATCCACCAATAGCGGTGGTTTTAAATTTGACTCAATCAACTGTAAACTATTTCTTCGCCTGTTGTAAGGACAATG GTACTGCTTCAAAGTTGAAGggatataaaaaagtaaacaacATACTTAAACGATTGTGTTTATATTCTAAGGTTGCTAAAGTATTAGCTCTTAGAGAGCTATTGGAAAGAGCTTTATTTCGTTGTGATAATATTCTGTTTGGTGCTAAGATTAATGAGATAGATAACGACAATGAAAAAATGCTTCtgaagcaaaataaaaaaatt agcAAAACTATACCTCTTACAAAACATTCTACTGTTTTCAATGGTGGTATAATCGGTACGGGTAAAAGAAAGTCTGTAACTTATGACACACTTCCCTCTCAGACAATAGCGCATAATAAGATTCAATTAATAAATGCCATCAAAGCTTGTTGCGCTTTACCAGATGAACACAAGTATACAGATATGTCTTGGGATAGTATGACgcttttatcattattattggtACAATTTGTGAGTCCTGATGTTATGTACAACGGTTTACCGTGGCCAGAGGAGGAATTTTCAAAG GTAACAATGGAAAgagatttatttattagaagACTTTTTACTAATACACCACTCCTTTGGGATATACTTAGTTTTGTAGCAGTTTATCGTCCAGCAGTTTGTTATTGTTCGGTATTAATAAGGGCTTTAACGGCCACTTTGATAAATCAGTGGAAGAGTATGGGTGAACAAAGTAAAGACGACGattctgaaaattataaaaatttaatgtacaCAACAATTCAGTTAATAGATATAATGGCACTGGGTCAACTTCTACCACCTCCTCTGTCTAGTATCCGAGATGTTTTACCATATCTAAAGTCTTTCGAG aTTGTTGCTGTTCTGAGAGAATGCGTTTGGTGTTATTTGAGAGATCATATTCCCTCTCCCGCATTATTTGGTTGTGATTCTAATGGAGTTCATTGGAGAGATCCCATCATCGCTAGACCGCCGGACATTTATACAAATACTCTAAGGATTATAATGCAGAGGAATATAAAGTCTTTAGGTCATATGTATGCACAGATGTTTATTAATGTACCTTCACATGATTCCTAA
- the LOC130892104 gene encoding integrator complex subunit 5 isoform X2, whose protein sequence is MSCRGTRTLMDINTKCLSSLIHSNTEACISALLDTSVKHSPHFDWVVAHVGSCFPNTVITRVLSVGLKDFCQNKSYDQECNAPKLKSVVGILGHLAGSHVEDIRKAILDMFVWSLRETLQDTDIERLQKKATVPYILQLIYLSSTLLSSICIDIRNFLTVDVIVRLYYFVENWCKYFGTPEALEELVTSLILRCENNGIQLIKLMFQCILIDNIKTNEEIKNEIVDKTKDLLTIVLQEMEESVRHNNAVGLIQSLSKESTELVQMLLSTEKVISDTAAQIVVLLGHLYPSLLITIIQSLLKSSTTDNQLILLLKILTNDLIDKTALPYSEKGGHFSVVVEQILNRNIQKFCTSNEENLDLSQMWHNLLKLLRWEKSDKAPILKSRIITRSLEANLTNLTALLSNEVLHMHVIADILDTMEIPVLNASYNPPIAVVLNLTQSTVNYFFACCKDNGTASKLKGYKKVNNILKRLCLYSKVAKVLALRELLERALFRCDNILFGAKINEIDNDNEKMLLKQNKKISKTIPLTKHSTVFNGGIIGTGKRKSVTYDTLPSQTIAHNKIQLINAIKACCALPDEHKYTDMSWDSMTLLSLLLVQFVSPDVMYNGLPWPEEEFSKVTMERDLFIRRLFTNTPLLWDILSFVAVYRPAVCYCSVLIRALTATLINQWKSMGEQSKDDDSENYKNLMYTTIQLIDIMALGQLLPPPLSSIRDVLPYLKSFEIVAVLRECVWCYLRDHIPSPALFGCDSNGVHWRDPIIARPPDIYTNTLRIIMQRNIKSLGHMYAQMFINVPSHDS, encoded by the exons ATGAGCTGTAGAGGAACTAGAACATTGATGGATATCAATACAAAATGTTTATCTAGTCTCATCCATTCTAATACAGAAGCATGTATTAGTGCGCTTTTAG ATACTTCTGTGAAACATTCGCCACATTTTGATTGGGTTGTCGCTCATGTTGGTAGTTGTTTTCCCAATACAGTGATAACAAGAGTATTGTCTGTTGGTCTGAAAGATTTCTGCCAAAATAAATCCTATGATCAAGAATGTAATGCACCAAAATTAAAGTCTGTTGTTGGTATATTAGGCCATTTAGCCGGTAGCCACGTAGAAGATATTAGAAAAGCAATTTTGGATATGTTTGTT TGGAGCCTTAGGGAAACATTACAAGACACAGATATAGAAAGATTACAGAAAAAAGCGACTGTGCCATATATTCTACAACTAATATATCTGTCATCAACATTGCTTTCTTCAATTTGTATtgatattagaaattttt tgACGGTAGATGTTATTGTGAGGCtgtattattttgttgaaaattggtgTAAATATTTTGGAACACCAGAAGCTCTAGAG GAATTAGTGACATCTTTAATCCTTCGTTGTGAGAATAATGGTATTCAGCTAATAAAGCTCATGTTTCAATGCATATTAATAGacaatattaaaacaaatgaagagattaaaaatgaaatagtaGATAAAACCAAAGATCTTCTTA CGATTGTATTACAAGAAATGGAGGAATCTGTTAGACATAACAATGCAGTTGGTCTTATTCAGTCTTTGTCAAAGGAAAGTACAGAATTGGTACAGATGCTACTGAGTACGGAAAAAGTTATATCCGATACTGCCGCACAAATTGTTGTACTATTAG GTCATCTTTACCCATCATTGTTGATAACAATCATTCAAAGTTTATTGAAATCATCTACTACTGATAACCAGTTGATTTtactgttaaaaattttaacaaatgatCTTATTGACAAAACAGCGTTGCCCTATTCAGAAAAAGGAGGACATTTTTCTGTTGTAGTTGAACAAATATTAAATCgtaatattcaaaagttttgtacatcaaatgaagaaaatttagatttatCCCAAATGTGGCATAATCTTTTGAAATTGTTAAG GTGGGAAAAAAGTGACAAAGCTCCTATCTTGAAATCTAGAATAATTACAAGATCTTTGGAAGCTAACTTGACAAATTTAACTGCTTTATTGAGCAATGAAGTATTGCATATGCATGTTATAGCAGATATATTGGATACCATGGAAATACCTGTATTAAATGCTTCATACAATCCACCAATAGCGGTGGTTTTAAATTTGACTCAATCAACTGTAAACTATTTCTTCGCCTGTTGTAAGGACAATG GTACTGCTTCAAAGTTGAAGggatataaaaaagtaaacaacATACTTAAACGATTGTGTTTATATTCTAAGGTTGCTAAAGTATTAGCTCTTAGAGAGCTATTGGAAAGAGCTTTATTTCGTTGTGATAATATTCTGTTTGGTGCTAAGATTAATGAGATAGATAACGACAATGAAAAAATGCTTCtgaagcaaaataaaaaaatt agcAAAACTATACCTCTTACAAAACATTCTACTGTTTTCAATGGTGGTATAATCGGTACGGGTAAAAGAAAGTCTGTAACTTATGACACACTTCCCTCTCAGACAATAGCGCATAATAAGATTCAATTAATAAATGCCATCAAAGCTTGTTGCGCTTTACCAGATGAACACAAGTATACAGATATGTCTTGGGATAGTATGACgcttttatcattattattggtACAATTTGTGAGTCCTGATGTTATGTACAACGGTTTACCGTGGCCAGAGGAGGAATTTTCAAAG GTAACAATGGAAAgagatttatttattagaagACTTTTTACTAATACACCACTCCTTTGGGATATACTTAGTTTTGTAGCAGTTTATCGTCCAGCAGTTTGTTATTGTTCGGTATTAATAAGGGCTTTAACGGCCACTTTGATAAATCAGTGGAAGAGTATGGGTGAACAAAGTAAAGACGACGattctgaaaattataaaaatttaatgtacaCAACAATTCAGTTAATAGATATAATGGCACTGGGTCAACTTCTACCACCTCCTCTGTCTAGTATCCGAGATGTTTTACCATATCTAAAGTCTTTCGAG aTTGTTGCTGTTCTGAGAGAATGCGTTTGGTGTTATTTGAGAGATCATATTCCCTCTCCCGCATTATTTGGTTGTGATTCTAATGGAGTTCATTGGAGAGATCCCATCATCGCTAGACCGCCGGACATTTATACAAATACTCTAAGGATTATAATGCAGAGGAATATAAAGTCTTTAGGTCATATGTATGCACAGATGTTTATTAATGTACCTTCACATGATTCCTAA
- the LOC130892106 gene encoding uncharacterized protein LOC130892106 isoform X1, producing the protein MNQGCWKVDDSDEVHPTKSDRHHNFSKILYNKLYSSKNTGSKAVYIDIENVSEDEENKEYSKWSELPDLLLEEIFSYLEIREKYYASLVCRNWYRAFRLPYVWNRFVLRDNTLTRSRFNYYSGWQYVLDHVRCQACLAGFGKHFKHLTIKPMLNFYNLYEFMNMISWYTEQREQKENVELGVGSNIKFFKFTFPCDMTLEEDDSERNRLFGTGGKILQAIKRLMGNLKKLENLQLIDLMLDPTEAQYLLDEVCESRCLTLRTLFLINTTKVQYELLHVGVFLNLKELHISPQNLGDNLVELLGYTKLKHLHIVQNKYTSDKINIMPVSSRSWKKCRTDNNSLNVHLEIESIDTKTMIWQENAPVRSITYDSPQIGVKLDAIVTAIDFYGNDLRIYGHKNIPMFKQSKLITERADENLVMLVQQCTYLSMLIVTERISTCTVLLLAYYGRNLKRLYIRGDAVIIETDWKPKPDWTDEFYFWLETNSQTYESVEKEVSQILGYKWRFLEDEEFKRLDINLHDY; encoded by the exons ATGAATCAAGGGTGTTGGAAAGTTGATGATAGCGATGAAG ttcaTCCAACCAAATCTGATAGACACCATAACTTTTCGAAAATACTTTATAACAAGTTATACTCTTCAAAAAATACTGGTTCTAAAG CTGTTTACATCGATATCGAAAATGTTTcggaagatgaagaaaataaggaatattcaaaatggtCGGAACTTCCTGATCTTTTGCTGGAAGAAATTTTTTCCTATCTAGAAATAAGAGAGAAATATTATGCTAGTTTAGTTTGTCGAAATTGGTATAGAGCTTTTCGCTTACCTTACGTATGGAATCGTTTTGTTTTAAGAGATAACACACTGACCAGAAGCAGATTCAATTACTACAGTGGATGGCAg taTGTTTTAGACCACGTTCGTTGTCAAGCTTGTCTTGCAGgatttggaaaacattttaaaCACTTGACTATAAAACCAATGTTGAATTTTTACAATCTTTACGAATTCATGAACATGATTTCCTGGTACACGGAACAAAGGGAACAGAAAGAAAATGTAGAATTGGGCGTTGGAAgcaacataaaattttttaaatttacgtTTCCGTGTGATATGACATTGGAGGAAGACGATAGCGAACGGAATCGATTATTTGGTACTGGTG GCAAAATACTTCAAGCTATTAAAAGGTTGATgggtaatttaaaaaagttggaaaatttACAATTGATTGATTTGATGCTTGATCCCACCGAGGCACAGTATCTTTTAGACGAAGTATGTGAATCTCGTTGTTTAACCCTAAGAACGTTGTTCCTTATTAATACCACCAAAGTACAATATGAGCTTTTACATGTTGGAGTATTTTTAAATCTGAAG gaaTTGCATATAAGTCCTCAAAATCTAGGAGATAACTTGGTAGAACTACTCGGATATACTAAACTAAAGCACTTACATatagttcaaaataaatatacttctgataaaatcaatataatgCCCGTTTCTTCACGTAGCTGGAAAAAATGCCGCACAGATAATAATTCTTTGAACGTACATTTGGAAATTGAAAGCATTGACACAAAAACTATGATTTGGCAAGAAAATGCTCCTGTCAGGTCAATAACTTACGATTCTCCACAGATTGGG gtGAAACTGGATGCGATAGTTACAGCTATAGATTTTTATGGAAATGATTTAAGAATTTACGGTCACAAAAATATACCTATGttcaaacaatcaaaattaattaccGAAAGAGCGGACGAGAATTTAGTAATGTTAGTTCAACAATGCACATATTTATCTATGTTG ataGTTACTGAGAGGATATCAACTTGTACGGTTTTGCTTTTAGCTTATTACGGAAGGAATTTAAAACGTTTATATATTCGTGGTGACGCTGTGATAATAGAAACTGACTGGAAACCGAAACCCGATTGGACTgacgaattttatttttggttggAAACTAATAGTCAGACGTATGAATCGGTCGAAAAAGAAGTATCGCAAATTTTGGGATACAAATGGAGATTCTTAGAAGATGAAGAATTTAAAAGATTAGACATTAATTTACACGATTACTAA
- the LOC130892106 gene encoding uncharacterized protein LOC130892106 isoform X2, with the protein MWSQSKRHNLKPELWAERYGEKITSPEAVYIDIENVSEDEENKEYSKWSELPDLLLEEIFSYLEIREKYYASLVCRNWYRAFRLPYVWNRFVLRDNTLTRSRFNYYSGWQYVLDHVRCQACLAGFGKHFKHLTIKPMLNFYNLYEFMNMISWYTEQREQKENVELGVGSNIKFFKFTFPCDMTLEEDDSERNRLFGTGGKILQAIKRLMGNLKKLENLQLIDLMLDPTEAQYLLDEVCESRCLTLRTLFLINTTKVQYELLHVGVFLNLKELHISPQNLGDNLVELLGYTKLKHLHIVQNKYTSDKINIMPVSSRSWKKCRTDNNSLNVHLEIESIDTKTMIWQENAPVRSITYDSPQIGVKLDAIVTAIDFYGNDLRIYGHKNIPMFKQSKLITERADENLVMLVQQCTYLSMLIVTERISTCTVLLLAYYGRNLKRLYIRGDAVIIETDWKPKPDWTDEFYFWLETNSQTYESVEKEVSQILGYKWRFLEDEEFKRLDINLHDY; encoded by the exons atgtGGTCACAATCAAAAAGACATAACCTTAAACCTGAACTATGGGCAGAGAGGTATGGGGAAAAAATTACAAGCCCAGAAG CTGTTTACATCGATATCGAAAATGTTTcggaagatgaagaaaataaggaatattcaaaatggtCGGAACTTCCTGATCTTTTGCTGGAAGAAATTTTTTCCTATCTAGAAATAAGAGAGAAATATTATGCTAGTTTAGTTTGTCGAAATTGGTATAGAGCTTTTCGCTTACCTTACGTATGGAATCGTTTTGTTTTAAGAGATAACACACTGACCAGAAGCAGATTCAATTACTACAGTGGATGGCAg taTGTTTTAGACCACGTTCGTTGTCAAGCTTGTCTTGCAGgatttggaaaacattttaaaCACTTGACTATAAAACCAATGTTGAATTTTTACAATCTTTACGAATTCATGAACATGATTTCCTGGTACACGGAACAAAGGGAACAGAAAGAAAATGTAGAATTGGGCGTTGGAAgcaacataaaattttttaaatttacgtTTCCGTGTGATATGACATTGGAGGAAGACGATAGCGAACGGAATCGATTATTTGGTACTGGTG GCAAAATACTTCAAGCTATTAAAAGGTTGATgggtaatttaaaaaagttggaaaatttACAATTGATTGATTTGATGCTTGATCCCACCGAGGCACAGTATCTTTTAGACGAAGTATGTGAATCTCGTTGTTTAACCCTAAGAACGTTGTTCCTTATTAATACCACCAAAGTACAATATGAGCTTTTACATGTTGGAGTATTTTTAAATCTGAAG gaaTTGCATATAAGTCCTCAAAATCTAGGAGATAACTTGGTAGAACTACTCGGATATACTAAACTAAAGCACTTACATatagttcaaaataaatatacttctgataaaatcaatataatgCCCGTTTCTTCACGTAGCTGGAAAAAATGCCGCACAGATAATAATTCTTTGAACGTACATTTGGAAATTGAAAGCATTGACACAAAAACTATGATTTGGCAAGAAAATGCTCCTGTCAGGTCAATAACTTACGATTCTCCACAGATTGGG gtGAAACTGGATGCGATAGTTACAGCTATAGATTTTTATGGAAATGATTTAAGAATTTACGGTCACAAAAATATACCTATGttcaaacaatcaaaattaattaccGAAAGAGCGGACGAGAATTTAGTAATGTTAGTTCAACAATGCACATATTTATCTATGTTG ataGTTACTGAGAGGATATCAACTTGTACGGTTTTGCTTTTAGCTTATTACGGAAGGAATTTAAAACGTTTATATATTCGTGGTGACGCTGTGATAATAGAAACTGACTGGAAACCGAAACCCGATTGGACTgacgaattttatttttggttggAAACTAATAGTCAGACGTATGAATCGGTCGAAAAAGAAGTATCGCAAATTTTGGGATACAAATGGAGATTCTTAGAAGATGAAGAATTTAAAAGATTAGACATTAATTTACACGATTACTAA
- the LOC130892105 gene encoding A-kinase anchor protein 10, mitochondrial — protein MLQFLKKGNKNGHQKHLSVVSLHPQTTFNSVLPESEGNTFKNVNGKNAILPLSSFDDEGLFDIGEYDSTKEQSRLSRTLEDMLLDKNALEYYIHYMESRNASDYIHCWLEIQTFKSLSRNYHNSQNTKLLNTYSIVPHGQGDHDSLSVSTDCDSYTADSNSLCDYSSNNTISEGKAPRDNICDEESDDYNINEKKNVQNIIDRALTIFKKYIAQEASCNIKCTEDIRKEIMENICITEKVMSVNCFDSVQNLVYKIMQEDYYLTFLRSDYFCRYQIDLLTSGNVILDDILYNETALFYFMEFLEQENQRSLLEFWIAASNFQQQLNNQKDFFDPIEAQTDAVVLYDKYFSLQAHCPLGFSDKVRMAVEQSICGETGLMPDCFHLPLKIVEKVLEQNYLKLFLSSQLFYKYLSDLINTVQSVDYLNVERYRNAASDCSSERSFSQSTFLALEIPCEDIRKSEKTNDMTIDTRELYDPDALWKRKKCYRLSLGRVNELGKYEADFEPEPDKKQFKLKDLFRKVISLDDEDKKREDMAWQVAEMIVKDITNVTLRQQDN, from the exons ATGctacagtttttgaaaaaaggcAACAAAAACG GTCATCAAAAACACTTGTCTGTTGTATCGCTTCATCCTCAAACAACCTTTAACTCAGTTTTACCTGAATCTGAAGGgaatacatttaaaaatgttaatggGAAAAATGCAATTTTACCATTATCTTCATTTGATGATGAGGGATTATTTGACATTG gGGAATACGACTCTACCAAAGAACAATCTCGGTTATCAAGAACACTTGAAGATATGTTATTGGACAAAAATGCTCTTGAATATTACATTCATTATATGGAATCCAGAAATGCCTCAGATTACATACACTGTTGGTTAGAAATACAAACATTCAAATCATTATCAAGAAACTACCACAAttcacaaaatacaaaattactCAACACATATTCAATTGTGCCACATGGTCAGGGTGACCACGATAGTTTATCCGTTAGTACAGATTGTGACTCTTATACAGCAGATTCTAATAGTCTTTGTGACTATTCatcaaataatacaatatcTGAAGGAAAAGCCCCTCGTGATAACATTTGTGATGAAGAAAGTGATgattataatattaatgaaaagaaaaatgtacaaaatataattgatagggctttaacaatatttaaaaaatatattgcacAAGAAGCATCTTGTAACATTAAATGTACAGAAGATATTAGAAAAGAAATcatggaaaatatttgtataacaGAGAAAGTGATGTCAGTTAACTGTTTCGATTCTGTACAGAATCTTGTTTACAAAATAATGCAGGAGGATTACTATCTTACATTCTTAAGATCTGATTACTTTTGTAGATATCAAATTGACTTGTTAACTAGCGGAAATGTTATTCTAGATGATATACTGTATAATGAAACtgctttgttttattttatggaATTTCTAGAGCAAGAAAATCAACGGAGCTTATTAGAGTTTTGGATAGCTGCTTCAAACTTTCAGCAGCAGCTAAACAaccaaaaagatttttttgatcCTATCGAAGCACAAACTGATGCTGTGGtattatatgataaatatttttctttgcaaGCACATTGCCCATTGGGATTTAGTGATAAAGTAAGGATGGCAGTTGAACAGAGCATTTGTGGGGAAACCGGCTTGATGCCTGATTGCTTTCACTTACcgttaaaaatagttgaaaaagtaTTGGAACAAAATTACTTGAAGTTATTTTTGAGttcacaattattttataaatatctctCTGATTTAATAAACACGGTGCAATCTGTAGATTATTTGAATGTTGAAAGATACCGTAATGCCGCATCAGATTGTAGTAGTGAAAGGAGCTTTAGTCAAAGTACATTTTTAGCTCTAGAGATACCTTGtgaagatattagaaaaagtgagaaaaccAATGACATGACAATAGATACTAGAGAATTATATGATCCCGACGCTctctggaaaagaaaaaaatgctaTAGACTCTCTTTAGGTCGAGTTAATGAGTTGGGAAAATATGAAGCTGATTTTGAGCCAGAGCCAGACAAGAAACAGTTtaaattgaaagatttatttaGAAAAGTGATAAGTTTAGATGATGAAGATAAGAAGAGAGAAGATATGGCATGGCAAGTAGCAGAGATGATTGTAAAAGACATTACAAATGTTACATTGAGACAGCAGGATAATTGA